The genomic DNA TGTATTGTATACTGTTGCCACCACCTTTATTCCCTACATTTTATTGTTTTTTTAAGAACATGAATTTATTTGTTACCGTACTGATTACGAACCCTCTTTCTTTAGCATCAAGTCCGAATTTATAGATAACAAGTCCGGAAATGATAAGACTGGTCAATACGACAAGTATATGGCTACCCCAGCTTGAGGTTAGAAATTTATGCAAAAAGAATGGGACCGGAATGATGCAGACCGACACCCAAAGACACCTAAACATCACTTCCACGACATACCTCCTAACCGGGAAATTCACTTTGTGTTTGAGATAGAATATTCTGTAACAGTGAGTAATGAAATTGATGGCAATTCTGACAATCACCGCATAGACGGGACTGCAACCGAACTTGAACAATATATATATAATCGGAATATTCATAATTATCATCGAAGAAACGGTAAACTGATACTTGGCTATATTGCCTATTGTTTCAGATGACACCCAAAGACTTCCGGATAATGCATCAATAAGCAGGAAGATGAGATAAAGCTGAATGAACTGTACTGTATATTGAGGGACACAGACAAGCCATAACTCGACGACAGGCCGACAAATCAAAATCAACGGATAAGCGACGAAAAAGAGCAGGAAATACGAGAATTTTGACGAGCGGAAAACAAGTTCCAGAAATCTGGATTTATCCCCTGAAAAATAGGACTGGACAATCTGTGGCTGCACCGCTTTCTGAAAGTTTGTAACCAAAGTATTGACAGCACTGAACACTTGCGAGGCTACCCCCATTGCCGCATTGACAGCAACCGTGAAAAAAATATTCAAAAGTATTGATATGCCTTGTATGGATGCGACATGGGCTATACCGCCGAAAAGGCTCCATGAAGAAAAGAAAAGCATTTCTTTCAGCAGCTTTCTGTCAAAATAGAACCGGAATCTGCAAGTCATGAAATTACGCTTGCAATAAATGGCATAAATGATATTCAACAATATCCCAACGGTCATAAGGGCAACGGCGTACAACACCAGACGATTGTCTTCAGCCCAGAAAAGGAGAAATACTGTTCCCAATTTTGCCATTACCTCAATGATGCTGACATAAGCGAAAAAAGACATCCTCTCATATGCAATAATGCTCGACTCATCAGGAATCCTGATAAAATGAAGACAAGCGGTCACTACAGAAATATGGTACACAACCCGTGCTGCATCTTGTGTTTCCGGAGGAATATTCAATTTTGTTTCAAAGAAATAGAGCCCCACAGTTTCCAATACGAAGCCGATAAATACCGCTATTGCAAAATGTATCAGAAGACTCATGGAATAAACCCTCGAGACTCTGTCATGATTGCCTTTTCCCAATTCCACGTTCAGAAAACGTTGGGTGGCTTTTGTCATTGCGGAATTAATAAAAGACAGAAGTGCGATAAAGCCGCCAACAACATTGTATACTCCAAAATCGTTCTCTCCCAACACTTCCAAT from Parabacteroides merdae ATCC 43184 includes the following:
- a CDS encoding MATE family efflux transporter, which translates into the protein MQSSNKRIARNTLMLYIRTFVMMPVSLYTSRIILEVLGENDFGVYNVVGGFIALLSFINSAMTKATQRFLNVELGKGNHDRVSRVYSMSLLIHFAIAVFIGFVLETVGLYFFETKLNIPPETQDAARVVYHISVVTACLHFIRIPDESSIIAYERMSFFAYVSIIEVMAKLGTVFLLFWAEDNRLVLYAVALMTVGILLNIIYAIYCKRNFMTCRFRFYFDRKLLKEMLFFSSWSLFGGIAHVASIQGISILLNIFFTVAVNAAMGVASQVFSAVNTLVTNFQKAVQPQIVQSYFSGDKSRFLELVFRSSKFSYFLLFFVAYPLILICRPVVELWLVCVPQYTVQFIQLYLIFLLIDALSGSLWVSSETIGNIAKYQFTVSSMIIMNIPIIYILFKFGCSPVYAVIVRIAINFITHCYRIFYLKHKVNFPVRRYVVEVMFRCLWVSVCIIPVPFFLHKFLTSSWGSHILVVLTSLIISGLVIYKFGLDAKERGFVISTVTNKFMFLKKQ